A portion of the Pueribacillus theae genome contains these proteins:
- a CDS encoding multicopper oxidase domain-containing protein has translation MANNPGLWMDHCHNLDHALRGMTMHGAYENVYTPFTIGSETGNSPE, from the coding sequence TTGGCAAATAATCCCGGACTATGGATGGATCATTGTCACAATTTGGATCATGCGCTTAGAGGCATGACGATGCATGGGGCTTATGAAAATGTATACACTCCTTTCACGATAGGAAGCGAAACGGGTAATAGTCCTGAATAG